The following are encoded together in the Pedobacter sp. D749 genome:
- a CDS encoding DUF5672 family protein has product MKKIAVIVPIYKEISYLEEISLQQCFKVLSKSYPIFCVKPNSLNLNTKYSFNNFISFDDAYFRDIAGYNKLMLSGEFYEAFLDYEYILIHQLDAFVFKDDLTLWCEKNIDYVGAPWLRHKYPDVIKAVKNRILSYIHRKFDIKEKNTLAPTDLQREYKVGNGGLSLRRTQLFYDLTQRFQEKIKEYSLSPAANFNEDVFWSIEVNRKKTNLKIPSYKEAVYFAFEVPVDRAFELTNNSLPFGCHAWNKNLEVWRPIFKDFGYAV; this is encoded by the coding sequence ATGAAAAAGATTGCCGTTATTGTACCTATTTATAAAGAAATAAGCTATTTAGAGGAAATATCCTTGCAGCAATGTTTCAAAGTTCTGTCTAAATCCTATCCAATTTTTTGTGTAAAACCGAATTCTTTAAATCTAAATACCAAGTATTCATTTAATAACTTCATTAGTTTTGATGATGCGTATTTTAGAGATATTGCTGGCTACAATAAGCTCATGTTATCAGGAGAATTTTACGAAGCATTTTTAGATTATGAGTATATCCTGATCCATCAATTAGATGCTTTTGTTTTTAAAGATGACCTAACTCTTTGGTGTGAAAAAAACATAGATTATGTTGGAGCTCCGTGGCTCAGACATAAATATCCTGATGTGATCAAAGCAGTAAAAAATCGCATTTTGAGCTACATTCACCGAAAATTCGATATTAAAGAAAAGAACACGCTTGCTCCAACCGACCTACAACGGGAGTATAAAGTAGGAAATGGTGGTTTATCCCTACGCAGAACACAGCTATTTTATGATTTAACCCAACGCTTTCAGGAAAAAATAAAAGAATATTCTTTGAGTCCTGCGGCCAACTTTAATGAAGATGTTTTTTGGAGCATAGAAGTAAACAGAAAGAAAACAAATTTAAAGATACCCTCATATAAGGAAGCCGTATATTTTGCGTTTGAAGTGCCTGTAGATCGGGCTTTCGAACTCACTAACAATTCGCTGCCTTTCGGATGCCATGCATGGAACAAAAACCTGGAGGTATGGAGGCCTATATTTAAAGACTTTGGATATGCTGTTTAA
- a CDS encoding glycosyltransferase family 2 protein, with protein MMNIPLISIAVCTYNGDKYLRQQLDSIVNQTYPNLEIIIVDDVSSDKTMEILHEYDCMYTMIRVMRNELNLGYAKNFEKAIGLCNGEYIALSDQDDIWAHDKIQLLKDNIGDKVMIYHDSEFIDQTGQSMNKYVSDVFNMYEGNSSLPFLFDNCVSGHAVMFKKSLCKNIFPFPEKLYHDWWMAFIAAENGGIKYYDRALVHYRQHTNSNTDMLSIKIKPESDKKNHIHEIKPNWLITCMKKSSVRKVYIKDLLSCFNIDYSIKNPIKLFFLLFKHYKLLFYQKKKGNISKINYIRKMCFS; from the coding sequence ATGATGAATATTCCATTAATTTCGATTGCAGTATGTACTTACAATGGAGATAAGTATTTAAGGCAACAGCTTGACTCAATAGTTAATCAGACTTATCCAAATCTTGAAATTATTATAGTAGATGACGTTTCTTCTGATAAAACGATGGAAATCTTACACGAATATGATTGTATGTACACCATGATCAGAGTAATGAGAAATGAACTAAACTTAGGTTATGCTAAAAATTTTGAAAAAGCAATCGGACTTTGCAATGGTGAATATATTGCGCTATCGGATCAAGATGATATTTGGGCGCACGATAAAATTCAATTACTTAAAGATAATATTGGGGACAAGGTCATGATTTATCATGATTCTGAATTTATTGATCAAACAGGCCAGTCGATGAATAAGTACGTATCGGATGTATTCAATATGTATGAAGGAAATTCATCACTTCCTTTCCTTTTCGACAATTGCGTTTCTGGTCATGCTGTTATGTTCAAAAAGTCGTTATGCAAAAATATATTCCCGTTCCCCGAAAAACTTTATCATGATTGGTGGATGGCATTCATTGCTGCTGAAAACGGTGGAATAAAATATTACGACCGTGCATTGGTTCATTATCGTCAGCATACCAATTCGAATACCGATATGCTAAGTATAAAAATAAAGCCCGAAAGCGACAAAAAAAATCATATTCACGAAATAAAACCTAATTGGTTAATTACTTGTATGAAAAAATCGAGTGTTAGAAAAGTATACATCAAAGACTTATTAAGCTGTTTCAACATCGACTATTCCATAAAAAACCCTATAAAGTTATTTTTTCTACTCTTTAAGCACTACAAGCTTTTATTTTATCAAAAAAAGAAAGGAAATATAAGTAAAATCAATTACATTAGAAAAATGTGCTTCTCATAA
- a CDS encoding glycosyltransferase — protein sequence MRRVLFFMPDNPLKKNAGNRTRALSMLNYFKSRNFEIDFVSEYFTGRWSETDIKAFEQSGLANTTYVIKKKPSKKNILYYLLFYKLPNFFYQNKAWFFPLQFPELVTLRFKRVFKKILKNNDYDYIFINYASWATLVENNDLTKKAIKVIDTHDFITAQLQKKNNIGQSFKEEIRRISLFDIALAISVEEQYVFSQFCKNKVVLAPMMLDQPENFHAAKEKSFDLIYVASDNIHNQKAANWFFSHVYPLLPTSVQICIIGQINEHLSIKAPNIVSVNFAEDLSTYYQNAKVALCPMLTGTGTKIKVVEALSYGLPIVCNTRGIDGLINKTNNGCLVSDDPVEFGNNIMKLLTDELEYKKQAENALAAFNTNYEKEHCYKNLDTVFEIV from the coding sequence ATGAGGAGAGTTTTATTTTTTATGCCTGATAATCCGCTAAAAAAAAATGCGGGGAACAGAACCAGGGCTTTAAGCATGTTGAATTACTTTAAATCAAGAAATTTCGAAATTGATTTTGTTAGTGAGTATTTTACCGGACGCTGGAGTGAAACAGATATTAAAGCTTTTGAGCAATCAGGCCTGGCCAATACTACTTATGTAATTAAAAAAAAGCCTTCCAAAAAAAATATACTCTATTATCTCCTTTTTTATAAACTACCAAATTTTTTCTATCAGAATAAGGCCTGGTTTTTTCCGCTTCAATTCCCTGAATTGGTGACCTTAAGGTTTAAGAGGGTGTTCAAAAAAATTTTAAAAAACAACGATTACGATTATATCTTTATTAACTATGCCAGCTGGGCAACATTGGTAGAAAATAACGACCTGACAAAAAAAGCGATAAAAGTAATTGACACACACGATTTTATAACTGCTCAACTTCAAAAAAAAAACAATATTGGCCAATCTTTTAAAGAAGAAATCAGAAGAATTTCATTATTTGATATTGCTTTAGCCATTTCTGTTGAAGAGCAGTATGTTTTTAGTCAGTTTTGTAAAAACAAGGTTGTTTTAGCACCAATGATGCTTGATCAACCAGAAAATTTTCATGCCGCTAAAGAAAAATCGTTTGATCTGATTTATGTGGCCAGTGATAATATACATAATCAAAAAGCTGCCAATTGGTTTTTTAGCCATGTATACCCGTTATTACCAACCAGCGTACAGATATGCATCATTGGACAAATAAACGAGCATCTTTCTATAAAGGCACCTAATATTGTTTCCGTAAACTTTGCCGAAGATTTATCAACCTATTATCAAAATGCTAAAGTAGCGCTATGCCCTATGCTAACAGGCACAGGAACCAAAATAAAGGTAGTAGAGGCACTATCTTATGGCTTACCGATAGTTTGCAATACCAGAGGCATTGATGGCTTGATCAATAAAACCAACAATGGCTGTTTGGTAAGTGATGACCCGGTTGAATTTGGAAATAATATTATGAAACTACTAACAGATGAATTGGAATATAAAAAACAGGCAGAAAATGCATTGGCCGCTTTTAACACCAATTACGAAAAGGAACACTGTTATAAAAATCTTGATACTGTTTTTGAAATAGTTTAA
- a CDS encoding glycosyltransferase family 1 protein, which translates to MKKPNVLVTFDSMKDANCGYFSFGKGLGDALIHENKGKFKLKFYLFKHTQYLFNGLVDLIYLSRLDRLFFKGKNDFDVVHLSDQTCRLRPSKVNAKKIMTVHDMNKVHLKFSKPHRIQVYLKKLGKLIAQCDKIVCISQFVANDVKQYFPESANKISVIYNGADKLVSDENHQPAFKPGKKFLFTIGLLSVQKGFHLLPALLKDNDFELVISGRETPHKQRILEDAEKYNCLDRVHITGPISDEDKAWYYKNCDAFLFPSVAEGFGLPVIEAMHFGKPVFLSKFTSLPEVGGDVAYYFDNFEPEHMQEVFNKGMSDFAKNNRAKEAIAQAEKFSWEIAANQYLNLYQEFLK; encoded by the coding sequence ATGAAAAAGCCCAACGTTTTAGTAACTTTTGATTCGATGAAGGATGCCAATTGCGGCTATTTCTCGTTTGGAAAAGGGTTGGGTGATGCCTTAATCCATGAAAACAAAGGAAAATTTAAATTAAAATTTTATCTTTTTAAACACACGCAATACCTTTTTAATGGTTTGGTTGACCTCATTTATCTATCCAGGTTAGACCGGTTATTCTTTAAAGGGAAAAATGACTTCGATGTTGTTCATCTTTCTGATCAAACCTGCAGACTAAGACCGAGTAAAGTAAATGCAAAAAAAATAATGACTGTTCATGACATGAACAAGGTGCATTTAAAGTTTAGCAAGCCACACAGAATTCAGGTATATCTAAAAAAACTAGGCAAGCTAATAGCACAGTGTGATAAAATTGTATGCATATCGCAGTTTGTTGCAAATGATGTGAAACAATATTTCCCTGAATCAGCAAATAAAATCAGTGTAATTTATAACGGGGCCGATAAATTAGTTTCAGATGAAAATCATCAGCCAGCTTTTAAACCTGGAAAGAAATTTCTATTTACCATTGGGTTGCTCTCCGTACAAAAAGGCTTTCACTTATTACCTGCATTATTAAAAGATAACGATTTCGAACTGGTAATTTCCGGAAGAGAAACACCTCACAAACAACGAATTTTAGAGGACGCAGAAAAATATAACTGTTTGGATAGGGTACATATTACCGGGCCAATCTCTGATGAAGACAAAGCCTGGTACTATAAAAACTGTGATGCTTTCTTATTTCCTTCAGTTGCCGAAGGTTTTGGTCTTCCTGTAATCGAAGCCATGCATTTTGGGAAACCTGTGTTTCTGTCTAAATTCACTTCTTTGCCTGAGGTTGGTGGAGATGTTGCTTATTACTTCGATAATTTCGAACCTGAACACATGCAGGAAGTATTTAACAAAGGTATGAGTGATTTCGCCAAAAATAATCGTGCTAAAGAAGCAATTGCCCAGGCAGAAAAATTTTCGTGGGAAATTGCAGCCAACCAGTATCTGAATTTATATCAGGAATTTTTGAAATAA
- a CDS encoding glycosyltransferase family 4 protein, protein MLEKGASQVTIQMKRIIFITQNLGRTGAEMLLWYSLLNLNKDKFKSHLFCSEKGALVDSLPSHIKHSIPYKKNRNRGVRFFRAILKILKIKPLEYQLKQLQKETNADFWYFNTIVNPEIYTIAAKLGVKIITHFHELPMAYNFITYDNLKQIINYSTSFIGCSEAVCEKINDMGGKDVRLLYGFIDQNKVSFRKSADEVKSNLGFSKQDFIWVVSGTTTLIKGIDFLIPLLNLLDENVKILWIGGEEKRGTFFYVKSTLESKFPGRVKFTGALADDYYNYLNCGDAFLSLSREDSFPLVMLEAATLGKPIVGFNSGGISEFVKEGTGIVVEQGNFNELVGAMTIVKNQPEKFSVDKIKNEAAKYRIEKQISILEEILESIT, encoded by the coding sequence ATGCTCGAAAAAGGTGCTAGTCAAGTAACCATACAAATGAAAAGGATTATATTTATTACACAAAACTTAGGACGGACCGGAGCTGAAATGTTATTATGGTATTCGTTATTAAATCTTAATAAAGACAAGTTTAAATCGCATTTATTTTGCAGTGAAAAGGGCGCCCTCGTTGATAGCTTACCTAGTCATATTAAACATTCGATACCATATAAAAAGAATAGGAATAGAGGGGTAAGATTTTTTAGGGCTATATTAAAAATTTTAAAAATCAAACCTCTCGAATATCAACTGAAGCAGTTACAAAAGGAAACAAATGCTGATTTTTGGTATTTCAATACTATTGTAAATCCAGAAATCTATACAATAGCAGCTAAGTTGGGAGTAAAGATTATTACTCATTTTCATGAGCTGCCAATGGCCTATAACTTTATTACTTACGATAATTTAAAACAAATCATTAACTATTCTACTAGTTTTATCGGGTGTTCGGAAGCCGTATGTGAGAAAATTAATGATATGGGTGGTAAAGATGTAAGGCTCCTTTATGGCTTCATTGATCAAAATAAGGTATCCTTTAGAAAATCTGCTGATGAGGTAAAATCGAATTTGGGATTTAGTAAACAAGATTTTATTTGGGTAGTTTCAGGAACAACAACTTTAATAAAAGGAATTGATTTTTTGATACCCCTTTTAAATCTGCTCGATGAAAATGTCAAAATTCTTTGGATTGGTGGGGAAGAAAAAAGGGGTACTTTTTTTTATGTAAAGAGTACCTTGGAATCTAAGTTTCCTGGAAGAGTAAAATTTACGGGGGCGCTAGCGGACGATTACTATAATTATCTGAACTGTGGAGATGCTTTCCTGTCATTATCAAGAGAAGACTCTTTTCCTTTGGTTATGTTAGAGGCGGCAACTTTAGGTAAACCAATTGTTGGGTTTAATTCTGGAGGGATTAGCGAATTTGTTAAAGAGGGTACAGGGATAGTTGTAGAACAAGGAAACTTTAATGAACTGGTAGGAGCAATGACGATTGTTAAAAATCAACCAGAAAAATTTAGTGTGGATAAGATTAAAAATGAGGCTGCTAAATACCGGATCGAAAAGCAGATCTCAATTCTGGAGGAGATCCTGGAAAGTATAACATAA
- a CDS encoding glycosyltransferase codes for MKNPKITVFMAAYNVAAFISESISSILNQTFNDFELLIVNDGSTDATVSIVEKFNDSRIRLIHNDGNKGLPITRNRLLALARGEYIAVLDSDDIAYPDRLQAQLEFLNEHSEIALCGGHANIIDENGIVQNRKLIVPTGENVNMALLFQNPFVNSSTMFKANVFRELNGYKDFALSEDFDLFVRISEKYPVTNLDKFLVKYRIHGNNITIKRSDEQYKSEREIIKNMQETLGMPSNSALIDLHMELFTANIHIGNYAKYYPLFKEMKMSNQQSKRYNTDGFNCFLFNKWHEIISLQRTNKHALSSYFKKDLFSWTYFNFKAFRKVFKTSFRGLFN; via the coding sequence ATGAAAAACCCTAAGATTACAGTATTTATGGCGGCATACAATGTCGCAGCGTTTATATCAGAATCGATTTCCAGCATCCTAAATCAAACCTTCAATGATTTTGAGCTGCTGATTGTTAATGATGGATCTACAGATGCTACTGTATCTATTGTAGAAAAGTTTAATGACAGCAGAATTAGGCTTATTCATAATGATGGGAACAAAGGGCTACCAATTACCAGAAACAGGTTATTAGCACTCGCTAGAGGCGAATATATTGCTGTATTGGACAGTGACGATATTGCTTATCCAGATCGTTTACAGGCGCAACTTGAATTTCTTAATGAACATTCTGAAATTGCATTATGTGGAGGCCATGCAAATATTATTGACGAAAATGGAATCGTACAAAATAGGAAACTAATCGTACCAACGGGCGAAAATGTAAACATGGCATTACTATTTCAAAATCCATTTGTCAACTCTAGCACTATGTTTAAAGCTAACGTTTTTCGTGAGCTTAATGGCTATAAAGACTTTGCCTTATCTGAAGATTTTGACCTATTTGTTAGAATTTCAGAAAAGTATCCTGTAACTAACCTTGATAAGTTTCTAGTAAAATACAGAATACACGGCAACAATATTACGATAAAAAGGTCTGACGAGCAATATAAGAGTGAGCGCGAAATCATTAAGAACATGCAGGAAACCTTGGGAATGCCTTCCAACTCAGCGCTAATAGATCTGCATATGGAATTATTTACGGCAAATATCCATATAGGTAATTATGCTAAATACTATCCGCTCTTTAAAGAAATGAAAATGTCTAATCAACAATCGAAAAGATACAATACTGATGGATTCAACTGTTTTCTTTTTAACAAATGGCATGAAATAATTAGCCTTCAGAGAACGAATAAACACGCATTAAGCTCGTACTTTAAAAAAGATTTATTTTCTTGGACCTACTTTAATTTTAAAGCGTTCAGGAAAGTATTTAAAACCAGTTTTAGGGGACTATTTAATTAA
- a CDS encoding acyltransferase yields MNTKLTKEVAPVKKNFDFVDTIRCISMIGIVIEHCSIVAFNHYDKPFENVIEGCVIQSFKFSTIAFFLIGGFLINHKFQEYSPFQYLKNRFKKTIGPWLFWILVLIFLTALDRYIAYTKGSDGGLLISNFGLYIYTLFSQIILFSPYWFILNFLICISILLVFKKQLYNLWFGLVLLLLSLFYSVNLYEGWIETNHTTALFGFVFYLWLGVYFNRYYDKIMMTIKFLSWLKMLVLVIVTFVIAIGESRYLYSIGISDAYNTLRISNIIYSLVMFTLLLKIGNLNWIKQNLYPRETTFGVYLIHVIIIERVLPLIFQPLKLNVLAYNVWENIGILLLRFLVTYILSFYLARLIGKTKMKWAVGN; encoded by the coding sequence ATGAATACTAAATTAACGAAAGAAGTAGCTCCTGTAAAAAAGAATTTTGACTTTGTTGATACAATTAGATGTATATCTATGATCGGTATTGTTATTGAACATTGTTCAATAGTTGCCTTCAATCATTATGATAAGCCTTTCGAAAATGTTATTGAAGGTTGCGTTATTCAATCTTTTAAATTTAGTACAATAGCTTTTTTTCTGATTGGTGGTTTTTTGATCAACCATAAGTTTCAAGAGTATTCACCCTTTCAATACCTAAAAAATAGGTTTAAGAAAACTATTGGACCATGGTTATTCTGGATATTGGTGTTGATATTCTTAACGGCCTTAGATAGGTATATTGCTTATACTAAAGGTAGCGATGGAGGCTTATTGATATCAAATTTTGGTCTTTACATTTATACGCTTTTTTCTCAAATAATTTTGTTTAGTCCATATTGGTTCATTCTTAATTTTTTAATCTGTATATCAATCTTACTTGTTTTTAAAAAACAGTTGTATAACCTTTGGTTCGGCCTAGTGCTTTTGTTATTGTCACTATTTTATAGCGTAAATCTTTATGAAGGGTGGATAGAAACAAACCACACCACTGCACTTTTTGGTTTTGTTTTTTATTTATGGCTTGGGGTTTATTTTAACCGCTATTATGATAAAATAATGATGACAATAAAATTTCTATCGTGGTTAAAGATGCTGGTTTTAGTCATTGTTACTTTCGTTATAGCCATTGGAGAATCCAGATATCTTTATAGTATAGGTATATCAGATGCATACAATACATTGCGTATCAGTAACATTATTTATTCATTGGTAATGTTTACTTTATTGCTGAAGATTGGGAATTTAAATTGGATAAAGCAGAATTTGTATCCGCGTGAAACAACTTTTGGTGTATATTTGATTCACGTGATTATTATAGAACGTGTACTCCCCTTAATTTTTCAACCATTAAAATTAAATGTTCTGGCGTATAACGTATGGGAGAATATCGGGATATTATTGTTAAGATTTTTAGTGACTTATATTTTAAGTTTTTATCTGGCCAGGCTTATAGGTAAAACTAAGATGAAATGGGCGGTAGGAAATTAA
- the meaB gene encoding methylmalonyl Co-A mutase-associated GTPase MeaB: MNTHLSILSEVKAGNYKVLARTLTLVENDIKPADSILRDLDSKANVPVLGITGPPGAGKSTLVNVVTDHLVAEGKRIAILAIDPTSPFNFGSLLGDRIRMAGQFNNPNVFIRSLATRGALGGISAKTIEMVDVLKAANFDLIIVETVGVGQSEVEIAGLADKTVVVLVPESGDEVQNIKSGLMEIADCFVINKADREGADTFANNLKKIVHQGVKAIPILKTVADKNIGIDELCKWMIKPEVFNDNRRAFLFAEKAWKLIQHQKMQHIDKKRLREKVQAALKQDDFNIYRFADEFGNG; this comes from the coding sequence ATGAATACGCATCTATCCATTTTAAGCGAAGTAAAGGCGGGCAATTATAAGGTTTTGGCAAGAACATTAACGCTTGTTGAAAACGATATTAAACCTGCAGATTCGATTTTAAGAGATTTAGATAGTAAGGCTAACGTTCCCGTTCTGGGTATTACCGGACCTCCCGGTGCTGGCAAAAGTACTTTGGTAAATGTGGTAACCGATCATTTAGTTGCTGAGGGGAAACGCATTGCCATATTGGCGATAGATCCAACCTCTCCATTTAATTTTGGCTCTTTGCTGGGCGATCGTATCCGGATGGCGGGCCAGTTTAATAATCCGAATGTTTTTATCCGATCTTTGGCTACACGTGGTGCTTTGGGCGGCATTTCGGCAAAAACAATCGAAATGGTTGACGTTTTAAAAGCAGCTAATTTTGATCTGATTATTGTTGAAACTGTTGGAGTTGGGCAATCGGAAGTAGAAATTGCCGGATTGGCAGATAAAACTGTTGTTGTATTGGTGCCGGAATCCGGAGATGAAGTTCAGAATATCAAATCAGGGTTGATGGAAATTGCTGATTGTTTTGTGATTAATAAGGCGGATAGGGAAGGAGCAGATACTTTTGCCAATAATCTAAAAAAAATAGTTCATCAGGGGGTAAAGGCTATTCCAATTTTAAAAACTGTTGCTGATAAAAATATAGGTATCGACGAATTGTGTAAATGGATGATCAAACCAGAGGTTTTTAATGATAACCGAAGAGCTTTTTTATTTGCAGAAAAAGCATGGAAACTCATACAGCATCAAAAAATGCAGCATATCGATAAAAAAAGGCTGCGAGAAAAAGTTCAGGCAGCCTTAAAACAAGATGATTTTAATATTTATCGTTTTGCCGATGAGTTTGGTAATGGTTAA
- a CDS encoding ABC transporter ATP-binding protein codes for MKTYFRLLSFAKPIEKFAIPYIIATLLSILFGTFNLALLSPLFETLLNANKQACQTPSLTDKAASSFSLLGKLRDFVNYSIKVNTIESTLMYICIIIVISVLLSNLFRYFSQRYMEDLRVHTLLNFRKRVFNNVMNLHVGYFNNERKGDIISKVASDVQVVQFTVTNTLQVVFKEPVTLIVYVILLFNISAKLTLFSLLVIPISAFIISKIVKRLKQQAKESHESFAKMIGFLDEALSGVKIIKAFNATERIKDKFNQENIYYSNLTRKMVRRQQLGSPVSEFLGVLMISIIVWYGGSLILHNDKNALTASDFIAYIAIFSQVMRPAKALTDSFSGIHSGIAAGERVLDLIDTKPLLVNEPDSKIIDDFNNTISLQNVSFSYGEKQILNSITFDIEKGQTVALVGPSGGGKSTLMDLLPRFHDPKSGTIKIDGHDYRELTVESIRAQMGTVNQESFLFNDTIFNNIAFAKPEATMEEVVAAAKIANAHDFIENTENGYQSFVGDRGNKLSGGQKQRVCIARAVLANPPIMLLDEATSALDTESEKLVQDALNNLMKNRTSIVIAHRLSTIQHADKIVVIDKGSVVETGSHNELMNQNGLYRRLIDMQTFND; via the coding sequence ATGAAAACTTATTTTCGTTTATTATCATTTGCGAAGCCTATTGAAAAGTTTGCGATACCTTATATTATTGCAACCTTACTTTCAATTCTATTCGGAACCTTTAACTTGGCTTTGTTATCGCCGCTGTTCGAAACACTTTTAAATGCAAACAAGCAAGCTTGCCAAACGCCAAGCTTAACAGATAAAGCAGCCTCCTCATTTAGCTTATTGGGCAAGTTAAGAGATTTTGTGAATTATTCAATAAAGGTTAACACTATAGAAAGTACGCTGATGTACATTTGTATTATCATTGTTATCTCTGTATTGCTTTCCAATTTATTCAGGTATTTTTCTCAGCGTTACATGGAAGATTTAAGAGTTCATACGTTGCTAAACTTTAGAAAGCGGGTCTTTAATAATGTGATGAATCTCCATGTAGGATATTTTAACAATGAGAGAAAAGGCGATATTATTTCTAAAGTTGCCTCTGATGTGCAGGTGGTCCAATTCACGGTTACCAATACATTACAGGTTGTTTTTAAAGAACCCGTAACACTAATCGTATATGTTATTCTTTTATTTAATATTTCAGCAAAGCTTACCTTATTCTCTTTACTGGTAATCCCAATTTCTGCATTTATTATCAGTAAAATTGTAAAAAGGTTGAAGCAGCAGGCAAAAGAATCACATGAATCTTTTGCGAAAATGATTGGCTTTTTAGATGAGGCATTAAGTGGGGTTAAAATCATAAAGGCCTTTAATGCAACGGAGCGAATTAAAGACAAATTTAACCAGGAAAATATATACTACTCCAACTTAACACGCAAAATGGTTAGACGCCAACAACTTGGCTCACCAGTATCTGAATTTTTAGGTGTTTTAATGATTTCTATTATCGTTTGGTATGGTGGATCATTAATATTGCATAATGATAAAAATGCCTTAACAGCATCAGATTTTATTGCTTACATCGCTATTTTTTCCCAGGTAATGCGTCCTGCAAAAGCATTAACAGATTCATTTAGTGGAATTCATTCTGGAATTGCAGCAGGAGAACGTGTTTTAGATCTGATAGACACTAAACCATTGTTGGTTAATGAACCAGATTCGAAAATTATTGATGATTTTAACAATACAATCAGCCTTCAAAATGTATCATTCAGTTACGGGGAAAAACAAATTCTTAACTCAATAACATTCGACATTGAAAAAGGGCAAACAGTAGCACTTGTAGGTCCATCCGGAGGTGGGAAAAGCACGTTGATGGATCTGCTGCCTCGTTTCCATGATCCAAAATCTGGAACGATTAAAATTGATGGCCACGATTATAGGGAGCTTACTGTTGAAAGCATTCGGGCACAAATGGGAACTGTTAATCAGGAATCTTTTCTATTTAACGATACTATTTTTAATAACATTGCCTTTGCTAAACCAGAGGCCACAATGGAAGAAGTTGTTGCCGCAGCAAAAATTGCAAATGCGCACGATTTTATAGAGAATACCGAGAACGGTTATCAATCTTTTGTTGGTGATAGAGGAAATAAACTCTCTGGGGGACAAAAACAGCGCGTGTGTATTGCAAGAGCTGTATTGGCTAATCCGCCTATCATGTTGTTAGACGAGGCTACTTCAGCCTTAGATACAGAATCTGAAAAATTAGTTCAGGATGCTTTAAATAATTTGATGAAAAACCGTACTTCAATTGTAATTGCGCACCGTTTAAGTACAATACAACATGCCGATAAAATTGTGGTAATTGATAAAGGTAGCGTAGTAGAAACCGGAAGCCATAATGAGTTAATGAATCAAAATGGCTTATATAGACGTTTAATTGACATGCAGACCTTTAACGACTAA
- a CDS encoding glycosyltransferase family 2 protein — protein MKVTGFTFLRNAIVNDYPAKEAILSVLPLCDDFIVALGNSTDQTSEMVKSIDPKIKTIDTIWDESIREGGRVFADETNKALAEIGKDTDWMIYIQGDEAIHEDYLPLIKKEMEDELNNSNVEALLLKYKHFYASYDYLAESRRWYRREVRIIKNLPGVHSYRDAQGFRINDRKLKVKLIDAYIYHYGWVKPPKGLQGKVRNFNQFYQTEEWIEENYPVQDTYDMHNADRLVHFKSTHPKVMQERIAAANWKFEKDLTKETPKMNFRRRVLQKIEDLTGLRLFEYRNYKIVK, from the coding sequence ATGAAAGTTACCGGTTTTACATTTTTAAGAAATGCTATTGTTAACGACTACCCTGCAAAAGAGGCGATACTTTCTGTGCTGCCATTGTGCGACGATTTTATCGTCGCACTGGGAAACTCTACAGACCAAACTTCTGAAATGGTTAAAAGCATTGATCCTAAAATCAAAACAATTGACACCATTTGGGATGAAAGTATAAGGGAAGGTGGTCGTGTTTTTGCTGATGAAACCAATAAGGCACTAGCTGAAATAGGGAAAGATACCGACTGGATGATCTACATTCAAGGTGATGAAGCCATACATGAAGATTATCTCCCCTTGATTAAAAAAGAAATGGAAGATGAACTTAACAATAGCAATGTTGAGGCCTTACTCTTAAAGTATAAACATTTTTATGCCTCTTATGATTACCTGGCCGAATCCAGGCGTTGGTACAGAAGAGAGGTTAGGATTATCAAAAACCTTCCGGGAGTTCACTCTTACCGGGATGCCCAGGGCTTCAGAATTAACGACAGAAAACTTAAGGTTAAGCTAATTGATGCTTACATTTATCATTATGGCTGGGTAAAACCACCAAAAGGATTACAAGGTAAAGTGCGCAACTTTAATCAGTTTTATCAAACGGAAGAGTGGATTGAAGAAAATTATCCCGTTCAGGATACCTATGATATGCACAATGCCGATCGATTGGTCCATTTTAAAAGCACCCATCCTAAAGTAATGCAGGAAAGAATTGCGGCTGCGAACTGGAAATTTGAAAAAGATTTAACCAAAGAAACCCCTAAAATGAATTTTCGCAGAAGGGTTTTACAAAAAATTGAAGACTTAACCGGATTACGTTTATTTGAGTATCGGAATTATAAAATTGTAAAGTAG